The DNA sequence attaatatatgctacttttaaactttcatgcagagagggaaatcacaagtaaaagtgtatttattaaacagttattaagcagtggcacaaacattcatgtcatttccaaacagaaagtacaagattgtcagagacattataaaacaagctattagtgcacttttgtgcatgatgtcactaagatgacatatcaaaacaactttaaattaaagtgcactttttgtacagaacgccactacaatagttaaaaacaaataaagtgcacttttgtgcaagatgtcacacaagatattttaataagtgtcaaataaaaatgagctgcataataggaaatcaaatagtgtatgtccttcactatgtggtaggttttgacggacgttatctccttctgtcgtggactatttgtttcatacggtgttaatgtggaaatggttgcctctgcattttgttggtgtggcaccgaacggagatgttgacatgcggagttgcAAGCACTCTtccttctctagcgggtgactttttaaatgatgtTACATATCAGCAGTAATgctgctttcgccccacacttgacaaattacggttgtctgtttgacatattcccacctgaagccaaaccaccgccagacgatggacctcctgctgtttttcttaggaatgaattcttccttcatttgttaccagattggcaccttctttctctcgtattaccactagcaccacagctaacgttaccatgccgctgcctgtctgctccgtgagagcgtatgacgttgcacacgtgacagtatgtgacgtatgtaagaaggtgcgcttgttttatgcctctgtgagaaggagagacaagaaagagtgagaagagcctgtagtgtaatgcctgcagctaaaagcaactgtgtgagaacatatactccaatatcaccatatagtcattttctatatcgcacagatacAAACCCACAATATAtccagtatatcgatatatcgcccagccctaatatatatttcCTTTAATAAAGACCGTGTACCTCTTACCAAGTATACTTACTCGACCCGGAACTatttatttgcttgcctaacagaattataatgcgacatccagtggacacatttcgaACAGCAGTTTAACTTTTACTCTAAGCAAACTAATCTCAcaggccggattgaacctgttatgcccgaatgtcgagggagttgggtgttgggggttaattgttcatttgtctctgatttgcacatcaatcagtctgacgagtaaaagttggcacttttttgtGGGATTGATATATATTTTCCCTTGTGGGTTCTTATGTGTTTTACTGCAGCTGCATTATGTGtgaaccttttacagcacactgaacaactaaatggttttcctctagcgtgtgttctcatgtgtcgacacAAAGCGCTGTTGTGAGAAAAGCttgtaccacaaactgaacagttaaatggtttttctcctgtgtgtgttctcatgtgttgagtcaaagagctatttcgagaaaagctgttgccacaaactgaacaattaaatgttttttctcctgtgtgtgttgtcatgtgtttagtcaaaatgctatttcgagaaaagcctctgccacaaactgaacacttaaatgttttttctcctgtgtgtgttgtcatgtgttcagtcaaatggctattttgagaaaagcttttgccacaaactgaacaattaaatggtttttcacctgtgtgtgttctcatgtgttcagtcaaaatgctatttcgagaaaagcttttgccacaaactgaacacttaaatgttttttctcctgtgtgtgtgttctcatgtgttcagtcaaatggctgttttgagaaaagcttttgccacaaactgaacaactaaatggtttttcacctgtgtgtgttctcatgtgttcagtcaaaatgctatttcgagaaaagcttttgccacaaactgaacattcaaatgttttttcacctgtgtgtgttctcatgtgtttagtcaaatagCCATTTCGAGAAAAgcgtttgccacaaactgaacacttaaatgttttttctcctgtgtgtgttctcatgtgttgagtcaaattgctaTTTCGAGAAAAACttatgccacaaactgaacaattaaatggtttttcacctgtgtgtgttctcatgtgttgagtcaaatggctctttttagtaaaacttttagCACAAATTGAGCAGCTTTGACCTCTCTTCTTTgaagagcattcagagtgtttgttgtcagtgtgagtcctcatatcaccttcacagtctttatcgctgctcaaaggttcttcaacctcgtcttcagcctcactatctgacagtggagctaagaggttgtctacttgtggtttctcttcatcatcttcagtcttcacagagagaatactcagtggaaacttggtgtaatcagcttcctctcgtcctagaagacattctccctcctgagtgatgcagagttcctcctcttcctttttaatgcagggtggttgtggagtctcctgcttcaaagtggagctcccccctgactgaggggaaacttcttctggattaccgatcagctgctggacgtctgcaagacacaaacaacaaaaacacactttcttctatgaaCTGTAtgtggttgtacagtatactgttaccaataaagtattgtggtactaatcaattgaaatcggtactataccacctttgaaaagtaccggtacggtCGATTAGTTAAAATttggtcactttatttattatttccacagggcacaagcGGACATCCaccactcctgcacatgctaccactacctctccttactcgcccgctcactcactgacttcactcagacaacacgttgacaaacacacatactactctcataagttaaccagctcccctgctgtgcacatgtacaacttgatgccaaatattagcgcagtTAAAACTGCCCAAATAGTAGTCAACTAAATGActacattttgtaacaaattcctaccatttgtgttttgtctttaataaatgtgttttactgctacatggcttatctgtgtacatttatccatagtttccTTTTTAGTACttcattaataattgtatttttcttaaagcacagaccaggagtggcaaccataaatcatgaatagttgaatataatgtcagtaaaactatgttctattctaatctaatccttgattatagcagactatatgtaatatggaaaattgtaaattgttctttgagtgcaacaagagaagcccaatgtgtttaatgctttTCAATTTCTATTTTAACCTTGTCAAATTCTTCTTTGACTGGgagtgtttaatgtagtgtaagatgttctgttaaaataaagccaatattgacatttttcgtagttccctttatttgtaAAAGTATCTATACATTTAGTATCGGTACTACAAGGATAATTATTGagcctaagcatcgtgtcagtcacactaaatcatcgtttaaggtccccctacttggatcattttttacacaggtaagtgcgccgtgtatttcttgaatctcttagctttgtattcaccctttgatcgtttacaaactgagttcggagaggaagtgacgccagaaagaccacgccacagccagcttcataacaacctgtttccactcgtagctaaccactggaaagatgggaGGCGAATCATCCAGGCATgctcgtgtttctcattcttctacatgtggtaatcacacatggataccttaagagaaagccattgcagctatttgggatacaacacttctcaaacgGCAAGAGAACAttcgaatgtccgggtcagctgtgattctactaagcgaaaaactttgtccatttgtcgaaggagagacaacgagaagagtgtttcccacaggacaggcatctatttgtggtggtgtggttgagGGTGGGGGGtggctttatgtacatatttatatacagatttgaacaattagttattcactgaaatatatttattaattgtggttcttacaaaaaatatatcttataaaatataaaagctaaaatgtctcttaaagctctgcccctttaattagtgaatactaaataatttaactttagcctactactacaaccatattatttaccagcaacatgaagtgaagcaGAGGCAgaagtgtcctgccacagtcagtcaacctcctcctcctcctcctcctgctgctgctgaacaggtcgcacctgtggtccggactgtaagcctacctcctctccaagttgagcccttttcggccgttgaaaatatttttctatactcatctgtgtgaaggagtgaacatccaacattagaatttattactaacgagcagaagcgctctatgtacagtgccgtctaaccttaagcggcagcagctcaacacatgcagggttcaacgttaaggtttttttccacttgcccgacttctcaaatctacttgccccaatatttttacttgtcctgcttaggtttttttctggctgtgtagtgctcatggcttatatcttact is a window from the Nerophis lumbriciformis linkage group LG28, RoL_Nlum_v2.1, whole genome shotgun sequence genome containing:
- the LOC133570527 gene encoding uncharacterized protein, which encodes MDDCCSAEMATSAERESERESTSRKSPTDIKTKDEDVQQLIGNPEEVSPQSGGSSTLKQETPQPPCIKKEEEELCITQEGECLLGREEADYTKFPLSILSVKTEDDEEKPQVDNLLAPLSDSEAEDEVEEPLSSDKDCEGDMRTHTDNKHSECSSKKRGQSCSICAKSFTKKSHLTQHMRTHTGEKPFNCSVCGISFSRNSNLTQHMRTHTGEKTFKCSVCGKRFSRNGYLTKHMRTHTGEKTFECSVCGKSFSRNSILTEHMRTHTGEKPFSCSVCGKSFSQNSHLTEHMRTHTQEKKHLSVQFVAKAFLEIAF